The Brachionichthys hirsutus isolate HB-005 chromosome 1, CSIRO-AGI_Bhir_v1, whole genome shotgun sequence genome has a window encoding:
- the apip gene encoding methylthioribulose-1-phosphate dehydratase isoform X1, whose protein sequence is MSSLCGTSNGRHDANEEAAKKQEEEHPRVLIPELCRLFYQLGWVTGTGGGISVRRGERIYVAPSGVQKERIQPDDLFVCDADGTDISCPPAWKALKKSQCTPLFMNAYAMRGAQAVIHTHSKAAVMATLLYPGKEFRITHQEMIKGIRKGASGTSYRYDESLVVPIIENTPEEKDLKDRMARAMDQYPDACAVLVRRHGVYVWGESWERAKTMCECYDYLFDVAVQMKRSGLDPAAPPLDEKGIV, encoded by the exons ATGTCTTCGTTGTGTGGAACCAGCAACGGTCGCCATGACGCCAATGAAGAGGCTGCAAAGAAACAG gaggaggagcatccTCGAGTTCTCATCCCAGAATTATGCCGTCTCTTCTACCAACTGGGATGGGTGACGGGGACGGGGGGCGGGATCAGCGTGAGACGAGG AGAGCGGATCTACGTCGCCCCGTCGGGTGTCCAGAAGGAGAGAATACAG CCGGATGACTTGTTCGTGTGCGACGCTGACGGGACGGACATCAGCTGCCCGCCGGCCTGGAAGGCGCTAAAGAAGAGCCAGTGCACGCCGCTTTTTATGAACGCCTACGCCATGAGAG GGGCTCAGGCGGTGATACACACCCACTCCAAAGCTGCTGTCATGGCAACGCTGCTGTATCCTGGCAAAGAATTCAGGATAACGCATCAGGAGATGATCAAGGGGATCCGTAAGGGCGCCTCAGGCACCAGCTATCG ATATGATGAGAGCCTGGTCGTTCCGATTATTGAAAACACCCCGGAGGAGAAGGACCTGAAGGACCGGATGGCGCGGGCTATGGACCAGTACCCGGATGCATGCGCGGTCCTCGTCCGCCGACACGGCGTCTACGTCTGGGGCGAGTCGTGGGAAAGAGCGAAGACCAT GTGTGAATGCTACGACTACCTGTTTGACGTCGCAGTGCAGATGAAGCGGAGTGGACTCGACCCTGCAGCGCCCCCGCTGGATGAGAAGGGAATCGTCTGA
- the apip gene encoding methylthioribulose-1-phosphate dehydratase isoform X2, whose translation MSSLCGTSNGRHDANEEAAKKQEEEHPRVLIPELCRLFYQLGWVTGTGGGISVRRGERIYVAPSGVQKERIQPDDLFVCDADGTDISCPPAWKALKKSQCTPLFMNAYAMRGAQAVIHTHSKAAVMATLLYPGKEFRITHQEMIKGIRKGASGTSYRYDESLVVPIIENTPEEKDLKDRMARAMDQYPDACAVLVRRHGVYVWGESWERAKTIADEAEWTRPCSAPAG comes from the exons ATGTCTTCGTTGTGTGGAACCAGCAACGGTCGCCATGACGCCAATGAAGAGGCTGCAAAGAAACAG gaggaggagcatccTCGAGTTCTCATCCCAGAATTATGCCGTCTCTTCTACCAACTGGGATGGGTGACGGGGACGGGGGGCGGGATCAGCGTGAGACGAGG AGAGCGGATCTACGTCGCCCCGTCGGGTGTCCAGAAGGAGAGAATACAG CCGGATGACTTGTTCGTGTGCGACGCTGACGGGACGGACATCAGCTGCCCGCCGGCCTGGAAGGCGCTAAAGAAGAGCCAGTGCACGCCGCTTTTTATGAACGCCTACGCCATGAGAG GGGCTCAGGCGGTGATACACACCCACTCCAAAGCTGCTGTCATGGCAACGCTGCTGTATCCTGGCAAAGAATTCAGGATAACGCATCAGGAGATGATCAAGGGGATCCGTAAGGGCGCCTCAGGCACCAGCTATCG ATATGATGAGAGCCTGGTCGTTCCGATTATTGAAAACACCCCGGAGGAGAAGGACCTGAAGGACCGGATGGCGCGGGCTATGGACCAGTACCCGGATGCATGCGCGGTCCTCGTCCGCCGACACGGCGTCTACGTCTGGGGCGAGTCGTGGGAAAGAGCGAAGACCAT TGCAGATGAAGCGGAGTGGACTCGACCCTGCAGCGCCCCCGCTGGATGA